The Candidatus Leptovillus gracilis genome window below encodes:
- a CDS encoding MinD/ParA family protein produces the protein MTKIISTHSFRGGTGKSNVTANLAALFAQQGYRVGIFDTDIQSPGIHVIFGLNDTAVSYTLNDFLWGKCAIEEAAHKVYTTANGGEVHLVPSSLDPNDIARILREKYDASDMHGAFRDLIAALALDYLLIDTHPGLNEETLLSIAISDSLVIILRPDQQDFQGTSVTVDVARRLRVPEICLVVNKVPPEYNFDKVKEQVEQAYQCDVAALLPLSIDIAENGSAALFCINYPDHSFTAGLKNVIERLLLDSTEPVPA, from the coding sequence ATGACAAAAATTATTTCGACACATTCGTTTCGTGGCGGTACTGGCAAGTCCAACGTGACGGCCAACCTGGCGGCGCTGTTCGCGCAGCAAGGCTACCGAGTCGGCATATTTGATACCGACATCCAGTCCCCTGGTATTCATGTTATATTTGGATTGAATGATACGGCCGTTTCCTACACCCTAAACGATTTCCTATGGGGCAAATGCGCCATCGAAGAGGCCGCGCATAAGGTGTACACAACCGCCAATGGCGGCGAAGTCCACCTGGTTCCCTCCAGCCTCGATCCCAACGACATTGCGCGCATCCTCCGCGAAAAATATGACGCCAGCGACATGCACGGCGCCTTTCGAGACCTGATCGCCGCTCTCGCCCTGGACTACTTGCTCATTGATACCCACCCTGGGCTAAATGAAGAGACCTTACTCTCCATTGCCATTTCCGACAGCCTGGTCATTATCTTGCGTCCCGACCAGCAAGACTTTCAGGGAACCAGCGTCACCGTAGACGTTGCTCGCCGCCTGCGCGTGCCCGAAATATGCCTGGTCGTTAACAAAGTCCCCCCAGAATACAACTTTGACAAAGTAAAGGAACAGGTTGAGCAGGCCTATCAGTGCGACGTGGCGGCATTGCTGCCCCTGTCAATAGACATCGCCGAAAACGGCAGCGCCGCTCTATTTTGCATCAACTATCCCGACCACTCGTTCACAGCAGGGTTAAAAAACGTCATTGAGCGACTATTGCTTGACAGCACAGAACCCGTCCCCGCCTGA